TATCCAAATGTATACCTTCTTAAGAGTCAACCCCGATGTATTAGAACTGCATTCAGCTGATTTGTGTTCAGCTGGTTTGTGTTCAGCTGGTTTGAGTTCGACTGGTTTGTTATCCATTGGTTTCAAGATTTGAAAAGAACACACTAGATCTTCATCAACACTCAATAAAGCACCTACATTATCGAATTCCCCACCATAATTTGGAGCTGAAAATATTGTGACTAATCTTCGTTTCGCAAAGAACTCATACCCATCCTCTACAACCTgcaaattaatttttaaaatgttAATATAAACCTGAAGAATGGGGAGATGTCCCCATGTTAACAATGATGCCCATAGCCCCATACACATGTCAATGCTCTATATATGCCCATCAAAGGATGATTGTTTCATCGGGAGATTGCCCAACTGGTGtcaattaaaagaacaaaaaagggtgggttaggagggggggggggggggagagggaagaTTATGACACTGATGGACTTTAACCTACTCATTGGGACTAAAGGCTTCTGCTAACAATCCAATTTAAAAGATGAGTTGAAGTGTGCTAACCTGATGGCCTCGACATATTAGATCAAGATCATTTCTCTCCAAAAATGTAGCAACCCTATCAGCTCCAAACATACATGAAACACCTCGATCACTCTCAGCCCACCCCTCAATATGGGGATCAGGATCAGACCATAGCAAATCACAAATTAGACCATTATCTGGAATCTCAATAGGCCTTGAAAGGTCATTTATTTGATTCACATTATCCAATTCTGGAGAGAGACCCCCATGCATGCAAAGTATCTTTTCGTCAATGAGTGCGGCCAAAGGCAAACAATTAAAGCAGTCGGTGAAAATCTTCCATAGTCGGACATTAAACCTTCTTTTACACTCGTCATAGAAACCATATATTCTATTAATTTTTGCATCTTCATGGTTCCCCCTTAAAAGGAAGATATTGTTAGGATACCTCACTTTGTAGGCTAGAAGCAAACATATAGTCTCTAAGCTTTGCTTGCCACGATCAACATAATCCCCAAGAAAAAGGTAGTTTGCAGTGGGAGGAAAGCCACCACTATCAAAGTGTCTCAAAAGGTCTTGGTACTGCCCATGTACATCACCTATTAAAAAGTCTAAAATATTAGAGAGATCAAGAACACCAAAAGAGCAAAAGTGTCATCTTTGTGCATATCTAGCATTCTACAAGCATTAACTATTGTCGCTATTGTTAAGCATATCCTCTACATCTCCATGTTTGCATTTGCCACAAAGCACAATTTAActattcctttttttggttgtggggtttggggggggggggggggtgggggtacACAATTGAGTAGTTCTTGTATATTCCTAGTTGCTATTAATCAGGCATGCCATTCAATTTAGATTTATCATGAGCATTTCAAtacaatattaaaataaaaagtatcaaACTATCAAAGGAATAAAACAAGATGGCACGCTTGACAGTTTTGTGTAGTATTTTAGGTCGAAGCGGAACTTTTCAGTTAAGATATTTGGCTTAAGCTTCCGGAGATTATTTTCTATACAATGAATTACACtaattttgaaccttgaagGAGAAAACGACATTTCTGtttaagaggggggggggggattgaaaCAGCATGCCCCATTCCTCTATGCTTTCTTTTCAAGTATGCAATACTTTTCATCCTTGTAATATCCTCTCACATTATGTAAGGCATGATGCACATATTCAGTCTTTATCAATAAACAAGAAAAGTACAAGAAAATGATAGAACCCACCACAATCATTAGTTTGGTCTTCACAAACATCAACAACATGACAAACACAGGCATAGATCTTCAAACAATTAGCTAGCTAGCTAATTAGACAAGGCATAATAAAATAGTGCTATATCAAATGAATAGAATATTGCAAAAGATACCATAATGAAAACTTAATTAGCAGAAAATAATGCTATATCAAATGAAGAGTATCTACTCCAGGCTTCTCCCCACGAAACAATGAAAACAAATTTCTATGAAGAGTTGGCATGGTGAAGCACCCTCTAAGGCATTTGATCaagttaaaagttaaaacacaTCCCATTTGGCCAACATCATTAGTTGGATTGTCACAAAAATACACTAACTCCAGTTCATAATCACTGCCCTGATCATCAAAGTACGTAGATGCAACCCAACCAACCATCATATGTTAAGAGTGACtcattcttctttgtttgacaAAAACCATCTTAATTAAGATCTAAATTCAATGCTAGTCATCCAACTGGTATAGTCCTTACATATACAAATGCCAAGTTAGGAGAATGAAACATGTGTTGATAGCGATTCAAGAACAACTAAATGAAGTCAAAGTTCTCTAAAGAACAAAACGACAACAGTGTACTTCAATAATTTGTCAATAGTATCCCCCTCCCCTACCAGGTCATAGTAGCTTCGTCTACAATACATATCCTACCAACAAAAAGGACAGCCGACGGTAAGAATCCAGTTTATTTCTTCATTTAAAGAGAACATACACTGTCAATATATattcaagaacacccaaatttcaaaaaaaaatctgaaggTACAATCTGGAATTTTCTCAAACAGCCCCTAAGCATACTCATGGCTGCCTAAGACAATTTTCAGTATCATAAACTaaggtaaaataaaaaagaggggggagggggttacTTATCTTCAGTAGATGTTCTTCTACAGAAAACTATCCATgaatccaaaaaaccaaatagCAGAATTCAATTACAagagataataataataataataaggggaagaagaagagagacgaACCGCAGATTTTGATGGGAGTGttgagatgaagcagagtgggcTGGGAAAGGAAGACATGTCTGGCGTTGACGCAGATCTGCCGGATCTCACTCTCAGATAATTGAACCtgttttcccccttttccttCCAAAAGCCTTCGAATGATATCGTCCAAAATCGTCGCATCCATCGTACCCTCAATCGTCATCATCATTACAAATCAAGAGTGACAACCAAACCactaaatttcttcttcttcttcttgctcttcctctgcttcttctaTTTGATTTTGCTAAAATTATTGTCAATAGAGAGAAGATTGATCAGGAAGGAAGTACAGAGATGGCTTCAAAAAGgtcaattagaaaaaaaaaaatggaattacTTCCAGGAAAAAGGATGTTTATTCGGGGTTTACTTCAAGAAAAGGACGTTGTTCAATCAATTGTTACGTACGATTGCAGGTTTCCTGTAGAGGAGAAGAGCTAATCCATCCTTCTCTCTGTCCTTTTCCATGACGCGCTTTGTTTGAATAATATTAGAAAATTATTCTTCCTATCTTCACGTCTCTCCTGCTCTCTCTTCTGGCGGCGGTAGTGGTCAacggcggtggcggtggcggtggcggtggcagaATCTGTTTAATATTTCCTTACCCCCTCAATATATCAGAGGAGGAACACCTGGCCATGGGCATGCCTCTGCCTTCGCCTGCAAAAAAAAGACTTCAGCCGCTGTTGAAACCTTCAATTCtcactcttcttcctctatggCCTTATAGTAAAGATTTTATGCATGATTCATGCCTACAGACAATTCTAGTTCTTCGGTTCTTCTTGGGGAGGGAGATTGGTGTGGGGAAGAGGAGGAGCACAGGGTCAAGAGTCTGATGACCACCAGGTGTGCAATCTGCAAAACCGCGTTTTTTGAAAAGATTTTACAGATTTTCTCCCCTTTCTTATCCCTTTCTTTAAGCATAAAAGTTTCCCACTTACTCGTTTACGCGAATtacgcctctctctctctctctctctcacgtgatattttattattttaatcttTCTGTCCTAATCATTGGTGTGAGTCGtgtctttatcaaaaaaaagtcGTGTGACATGGGAGATTCTTCTTCCACTGGTAGCGTGAGGCATGGATTTAAGTATAGAGGATGGCTCTTTATCGTCCCGGGCGTCCGCATTGGACCGCTCCCAGTATTGGGGCCGATAATTTTTCATAGAGGATACAAAACATCTCTATCGCTGCTACCTAATATCAGTACCGATATTGATATCGATAATGACTAGTTTTTACAATCGTATCAACTATTGTATAGGCCGATACTGACATACAATCAATACATATtgaatatttttataaatttctggattttttgtaaatttttatttttttatttttcagttgaTTCAATAGTTGATAAAATGGTCGATTCCAAAAAGTAGCCTTTGATAGTCCGTATTGGACTTATACAGTCAATCCGTATTGATATCACTATTGGCGCCTAATATCGATGGTGATTACCATAACTTTGGCGTGAGGatccctctctcttttgtttatgggcaagagattgatGTCGTATAAGCACCACTGCGGGAACTAATGAGGGCACACACAAGGACATTAAtatagatgagattttttattttaaagggATGACACATTAATTTCGGGCACTTTTCTATCTAAGTGTAGGATCCACACGATCAGGCAGTGTTATATTTTCTTagtactatttatttatttttttggtaaaaccctagtatttattctAGTGAAAGGAAATGAATGCCTCGACTCTCCAAGAggattttttcattaaaaaaaaaaaaaaaaaaaacctctcaaAGGATTTGATTGCAAAGTAAACTTTTATAATTAAACTTGGAATGTTTTATAGTTAATTACACAATTATGTAACTCAATGCAAGCCTATTAAATCAAAAACTACATCTTCGTTGATGCCCATATTTGTGCTCTCATTGTCCCAGCCATTGCTGCAGGTGCTACATGACCAGAGAGTGATCTTTTTGCCTTTTATTGTTATGGCACTTCAGTATTGATTAAAtttcactttctatttttttttttttttggacaaattAAATTTCACTTGCAACAAGTTGGTCCTACATGTATTAAAATATAAACAATTAAAAGGGAAATGATTCCCACGAAAGAAAATATGAGCTCACTAGTGAACGAAGCCATTTCCCAACTTCTCATTGGTGTAGTTTTTCACTACTCTGACATTGTGGGAAACCTTTGCCCTAATTATctattgggagaatgttctcagTGCCGTAGCGCAgcctacgcccaggcacatgggcatcCTGTGCagggggggtagggtggtcatagcacccacccccatgtgcctgggctcaggctgcgctgcggcacagagaacagcgccccttatatatattatatctaTGGACCTGACAATGTATATGAATTGAGCTGAGCCAGACTAGAGTGCCTTCTTTTAGGATTGGCTACATGGCTTGGGCTTGTCTCGCACACCATGCTAACCAACGTCTCAAAACACAGAATCGGGATCGGTTATAGCTGATTCCGATTTTAATATTCACTGATTCGATTCCCGATTTTTAAAACAATGATGCTACCTCAGAGATTGATGTTCGGCTCAAGAACACTACTGACTGGTCTTCGCAtttgggcttcttcttcttcttctttggactTCGTCAACAAAAGATGGTAATGCTTGGAGTATTATGACTGTTTAGACTTCAGGAATTTGGACATAACTGATGACCATTGATGGGGGGCTAGAAACTTTAGAGTTTTGGATAGAGTAAATTTGTAATAGGCCCATAAATTTTCAAGTTGGATTTGAGTTATACATGGTATACTTTTGGtgggtttgaactttgaattgAATTAGTAGGATTCCGATTTAGAGTATTCATGGTTATAATAAGACAAatgacaatcaaaagaaggttaaaatataaatatgagaaaaagaactctacttgatggtgtttcctatgtcctctcacagggcattgtgagatgacgcctctgtccccctaggtagatacccaggtgtgctcacccattggtctaaatgcttgtgtagagaccatgcaaccaagtggaaatctcttgcccaatataatatataaaaaaagaattgTGTTATATTAAGAGGgtgacaaaaaaaattaaagttatGACTCTTATTTAACAccttaaggggtgtcaataagaaaacccATAAGTAAATAGGGCAAGCAGGTAAGCATTAGCTTAAGATCTATTGGAATTGAGTTCTTGTATTTTGAAGGGTTCGTATAATTATTATTGAGCTTGTATATGTTTAACTTGGTCGCTTTTTTTGATCCATTGCTTGTACAATGTTAAACTGTAATTGTGTGGGAGTCAAGGTTTCTAGGGTGCTTTCATTCATTGTCTCTTTGGAGATAACCCAAGGTAGATCACATAGCGAGATGGAGAGTGGTGTACAAACAGTTTTTGactaataaaaaattatcttttTCTCTTGGGTGGATGTAGGCATTGATAACAACTCACgaaaaaaattttcatgtttGTGCGTGATTGCTTGCATGTTTTCTTTCTCGTGTTTCCGCACTCGACCCAAAATAGCTAATCCTGGGCCAGGGACAATATGGGCTTGGACCTATCATTGAGGTGTTTGAATGAGCTACTTATAGCTCACCTTGGCCCATCTCAAGCCCAACACATACACAACACCATGAGATGGTTTTTACACTTTTACTATGTCCAATTGATATTACTGAGTGAGAAAcaataagaaagaaggaaataaaagaatatGGCCTTTGGCATAAAAGGTGAGGGGGAATATAGAAGCGTGGTGGACAAGTGGGAAGAGCCATTTGGGGGTTTTGGAAGGCCAAAAGAAacgcaaaagaaaaagagaaaaaggagaaaacaacTAATACTAAGAAGATGATATTTATAAGTTAAATTAAGATCATTAAGAACCTGCTTAATGGTACTTTCAAGATAATCCAACTTGGTAGGTTATAAGAAGATTCTTTCGTTTGATAATGGAGGAATCATCTAAGATTAATCTATCATTTGCTAAATACCAAAGTCAAAaattcaatcttcaaacaactCTGCCTGGGCGGATCCTCTGGGGAGTGGGACCATCACACTTCTGTAAGTTCATGCATGGATTAGGATGAGGATTAATCTAATAAGGGTTGGGAAGGCAAGAATTTTGCTTTCCATAAGATGCTTCTTCATATCTCTTGAGAATCTTAATGGGGTCTTAAAGAATCAAAGATTCCAATGTTAATGAGAATCAACACTTATAAAAAGGGTCAAGATATTGATAGAAATTGGAAGCATGTTTATATTATAGTGCTTTAATCTTTTCATTAGTtcattataataataaataaagaaaaagaatgtcGCAACGTTAGTGTGTAGATTCTTGCACACTCCCATATCCCATCCCATCTATAGATACATCATATTCTCTCTCATCATTAGAACCCCTTATTTGACGATTTGGTTTCTTCACCTCCTTATTGGTGGAAAAGGGTACTCTGACATCGTAGCAATCCCTTCCCCAAATGattttttgggcaagagatcgttgcttggCTTTGTAGTACGTTCTTGCACTAGTGTGGGCCAATAAGAGCACACGTAAGAGCATCAACatggatagattttttttattttaacagGAGTTGGACAGTAATTTAGTACgctcatgtgtctggacgcaagAACCACACAACAAAGCAATgttattttcccatttttttctcctttttccaaTGGAGTTGTATTTTTGACATGTTTTGTTATTCACTCATTATTCCTCACCCAAAAGTATCTACTCTTACCTGGGTTtgattttttaatgattttaggCTTTCAAAACCTTAAACACTTAAATGTAAGTGTTTTTTTGTGATTATGACATAATCTAGCTCCGATTGCTTACGATTATGGGCCCTCAGTCTCAAATACTCAAATGGAAGTGTTCCtttgaagtgaaataaaaaaatcgcACCCAAACCAATGTCTGCAAGGGCTACATGACCGATTAGCATTCTCTTGCTTAGTACTTAGATATAAGTCATAACTGTAAGTATTAATTAACCAAAGTAAGTTAGGGAAAAAAGACGCTGCTTGTTCGCGTGGCCCTATACCCAGACACAGGAGTGTACAATATTAACACCTACCctaggaaataaaaaatttcatctatgttgatgacctTGCATGC
The sequence above is a segment of the Telopea speciosissima isolate NSW1024214 ecotype Mountain lineage chromosome 7, Tspe_v1, whole genome shotgun sequence genome. Coding sequences within it:
- the LOC122670014 gene encoding serine/threonine-protein phosphatase PP1-like codes for the protein MMMTIEGTMDATILDDIIRRLLEGKGGKQVQLSESEIRQICVNARHVFLSQPTLLHLNTPIKICGDVHGQYQDLLRHFDSGGFPPTANYLFLGDYVDRGKQSLETICLLLAYKVRYPNNIFLLRGNHEDAKINRIYGFYDECKRRFNVRLWKIFTDCFNCLPLAALIDEKILCMHGGLSPELDNVNQINDLSRPIEIPDNGLICDLLWSDPDPHIEGWAESDRGVSCMFGADRVATFLERNDLDLICRGHQVVEDGYEFFAKRRLVTIFSAPNYGGEFDNVGALLSVDEDLVCSFQILKPMDNKPVELKPAEHKPAEHKSAECSSNTSGLTLKKALLSTGSPGFR